The following are encoded in a window of Syngnathus scovelli strain Florida chromosome 4, RoL_Ssco_1.2, whole genome shotgun sequence genomic DNA:
- the ppip5k1a gene encoding inositol hexakisphosphate and diphosphoinositol-pentakisphosphate kinase 1 isoform X5, with translation MSEPNSPGESRCGAPRFFVGCEDDESEVVEDSIRTDMELYEDDEDTDSPPEQQIVVGICCMMKKSKSKPMTQILERLCRFEYITVVIFPEDVILNEPVENWPLCDCLISFHSKGFPLDKAVSYAKLRNPLLINDLNMQYYIQDRREVYRILQEEGIDLPRYAVLNRDPDKPDECNLVEGEDHVEVNGEIFQKPFVEKPVCAEDHNVYIYYPTSAGGGSQRLFRKIGSRSSVYSPESNVRKTGSYIYEEFMPTDGTDVKVYTVGPDYAHAEARKSPALDGKVERDSEGKEVRYPVMLSAMEKLVARKVCLAFKQTVCGFDLLRANGHSYVCDVNGFSFVKNSMKYYDDCAKILGNIVMRELAPQFQIPWSIPTEAEDIPIVPTTSGTMMELRCVIAVIRHGDRTPKQKMKMEVRNPMFFDLFEKYGGYKTGKLKLKKPKQLQEVLDITRQLLADLGQQSDCEIEEKKSKLEQLKTVLEMYGHFSGINRKVQLTYLPYGQPKTSSEEEDTRKEGPSLLLVLKWGGELTPAGRVQAEELGRAFRCMYPGGQGDYAGFPGCGLLRLHSTYRHDLKIYASDEGRVQMTAAAFAKGLLALEGELTPILVQMVKSANMNGLLDSDSDSLSGCQHRVKARLHEILQKDRDFIDEDYDRLAPTCSASLVNSMKIVQNPVATCDQVYALIQSLTAQIRKRMEDPKSADLQLYHSETLELMLQRWSKLERDFRMKNGRYDISKIPDIYDCVKYDVIHNSTLGLEDTLELFRLSRALADIVIPQEYGINKAEKLDIAYAYCLPLVRKIQLDLQRTHEDESVNKLHPLYSRGVMSPGRHVRTRLYFTSESHVHSLLSIFRYGGLLDEEKDQQWNRAMDYLCAVSELNYMTQIVIMLYEDNNKDLSSEERFHVELHFSPGVKGVEEEANAPTGFGFRPASAEVARQNGQKQTDPGSLEDLSRDETDRAVPLSEPITIQRRSPLIRNHKTGSMEVLSETSSSKVGSYRLFSFCSRQSPEIKQSGLGSQCAGLFSTTVLGGSSSAPNLQDYARAHRKKFSTSSLSYKDESDLTFGEKNGRFCSSPGSYTPNPNMPFLFLSMSPAALTFCLFSGQLIDT, from the exons ATGTCCGAGCCCAACAGCCCGGGCGAGAGCCGGTGTGGCGCTCCCAGATTCTTCGTGGGCTGCGAAGACGATGAGAGCGAGGTTGTGGAGGATAGCATAAGAACAGACATGGAACTGTATGAGGACGACGAAGACACAGACTCT CCACCTGAGCAACAGATTGTTGTGGGGATATGCTGCATGATGAAGAAGTCCAAGTCCAAGCCAATGACCCAGATCCTGGAGAGGCTATGCAGGTTTGAGTACATCACtgttgtcatctttccggaggaCGTCATCCTCAATGAGCCTGTGGAAAACTGGCCTCTGTGTGACTGCCTCATCTCTTTTCACTCCAAAG GATTTCCGCTGGATAAAGCTGTGAGCTATGCCAAACTTAGAAATCCTCTGCTCATCAACGACCTCAACATGCAGTACTACATACAGGATAG GAGAGAAGTATATCGTATTCTGCAAGAGGAAGGGATTGATCTGCCACGCTATGCTGTGCTGAATCGTGACCCAGATAAACCAGATG AGTGTAACCTGGTGGAAGGAGAGGACCATGTGGAGGTGAATGGAGAAATATTCCAGAAGCCTTTTGTTGAGAAGCCCGTCTGTGCTGAGGACCACAATGTCTACATCTATTACCCTACTTCTGCCGGTGGTGGAAGCCAACGTCTCTTCAGAAAG ATTGGGAGCAGAAGCAGTGTGTACTCACCAGAGAGCAATGTGAGGAAGACTGGCTCTTATATCTATGAAGAGTTTATGCCAACAGATGGTACAGATGTCAag GTCTATACCGTGGGTCCTGACTATGCTCATGCCGAAGCGAGAAAGTCACCTGCGCTGGACGGGAAAGTAGAGCGTGACAGCGAGGGCAAGGAGGTTCGTTACCCTGTCATGCTGTCAGCCATGGAGAAACTGGTCGCCCGGAAAGTCTGTTTAGCCTTCAAG CAAACTGTTTGTGGTTTTGACCTTCTTCGAGCCAATGGGCACTCCTATGTGTGCGACGTCAACGGTTTCAGTTTTGTGAAGAACTCTATGAAATACTATGATGACTGCGCTAAGATCCTAGG gAATATTGTGATGCGTGAGCTAGCGCCACAGTTTCAGATTCCATGGTCCATTCCCACTGAAGCAGAGGACATTCCAATTGTTCCCACTACTTCAGGGACCAT gatggaattgcgctgTGTGATAGCTGTCATCCGACATGGAGACAGAACACCAAAGCAGAAGATGAAGATGGAAGTTCGCAACCCCAT GTTTTTTGACCTATTTGAAAAATATGGAGGGTACAAAACTGGGAAATTAAAACTGAAGAAACCAAAGCAACTGCAG GAGGTGCTGGACATCACACGGCAGTTGTTAGCAGACCTGGGCCAGCAGAGTGACTGTGAGATAGAAGAGAAGAAGTCTAAACTTGAGCAGCTAAAAACAGTTCTAGAAAT GTATGGACACTTCTCTGGGATCAACAGGAAAGTGCAGCTGACTTACTTGCCCTATGGGCAGCCCAAAACCTCGAGTGAAGAAGAAG ACACACGAAAGGAAGGTCCATCACTGCTGCTTGTGCTGAAGTGGGGAGGAGAGCTTACACCTGCTGGAAGGGTGCAAGCTGAAGAGCTTGGAAGGGCTTTTCGCTGTATGTACcctggaggacaag GAGACTATGCTGGCTTTCCCGGATGTGGGTTGCTGCGGTTGCATAGCACCTACAGACATGACCTTAAGATATATGCATCTGATGAAGGCAGAGTGCAGATGACTGCTGCAGCTTTTGCAAAG GGTTTGCTTGCCTTGGAAGGTGAGCTGACTCCTATTCTGGTGCAGATGGTGAAAAGTGCTAACATGAACGGGCTGCTGGATAGTGACAGCGACTCGCTCAGTGGCTGTCAGCACAGAGTTAAAGCCAGACTCCATGAGATTCTACAAAAGGACAGGGACTTCATTGATGAAGACTATGACAGG CTGGCCCCAACATGTAGTGCATCATTGGTGAATTCTATGAAAATAGTGCAGAACCCAGTGGCCACATGTGACCAGGTTTACGCCCTCATTCAAAGCCTTACCGCACAGATTCGCAAAAGAATGGAAGATCCCAAGTCAGCAG ACTTACAACTTTACCACAGTGAAACTCTAGAGCTGATGTTGCAGCGCTGGTCCAAACTTGAGAGAGACTTCCGCATGAAGAATGGCCGTTATGACATCAGTAAAATACCTGACATTTACGACTGTGTAAAATATGATGTCATTCATAATTCTACTCTTGGTTTGGAAGACACACTGGAGTTGTTCAGACTTTCTCGTGCTTTGGCTGACATTGTCATCCCACAG GAATATGGCATAAATAAAGCTGAGAAGCTGGACATTGCATATGCCTACTGCCTTCCACTGGTCAGAAAGATTCAGCTTGACCTTCAGAGGACTCATGAGGATGAGTCTGTCAACAAGCTTCACCCTCT ATATTCCCGCGGAGTCATGTCGCCTGGACGACATGTGAGGACACGTCTATATTTCACCAGTGAAAGTCACGTCCACTCTCTGCTGAGTATTTTCCGTTATGGTGGTTTACTTGAT GAAGAGAAAGACCAGCAGTGGAATCGTGCCATGGATTACCTTTGTGCCGTTTCTGAACTCAACTATATGACTCAGATTGTCATTATGCTTTATGAGGACAACAATAAG GATCTCTCCTCAGAGGAACGCTTCCATGTGGAGCTTCACTTTAGTCCAGGGGTTAAAGGTGTTGAGGAAGAAGCGAATGCACCCACTGGCTTTGGCTTCAGGCCAGCTTCGGCAGAGGTAGCACGACAG AATGGACAAAAACAGACAGATCCAGGAAGTTTGGAGGACCTCTCACGCGATGAGACGGACAGAGCTGTACCGCTGTCTGAGCCTATCACCATACAGAGGAGATCACCACTTATACGAAATCATAAAACTGGATCTATGGAG GTCCTGTCAGAGACGTCATCATCCAAAGTAGGAAGTTATCGTCTCTTCTCGTTTTGCTCTCGTCAGTCGCCTGAGATTAAACAAAGTGGGTTAG GCTCTCAATGTGCCGGGCTGTTCAGCACCACTGTCCTAGGTGGGTCTTCTAGTGCCCCTAACCTGCAGGACTACGCGCGCGCACACCGCAAAAAATTCTCCACCAGCAGTCTATCCTACAAAGACG AATCTGATCTCacttttggagaaaaaaatggtCGCTTTTGTTCATCACCTGGCTCTTACACTCCAAATCCCAACATGCCGTTTTTATTTCTCTCCATGAGCCCAGCTGCACTGACTTTCTGTCTGTTCAGTGGTCAGTTAATAGACACTTAA